Proteins encoded together in one Streptomyces sp. B1I3 window:
- the ilvC gene encoding ketol-acid reductoisomerase, which produces MAELFYDDDADLSIIQGRKVAVLGYGSQGHAHALSLRDSGVDVRVGLHEGSKSKAKAEEQGLRVVTPAEASAEADVIMILVPDPIQAQVYEESVKDNLKDGDALFFGHGLNIRFDFIKPPANVDVCMVAPKGPGHLVRRQYEEGRGVPCIVAVEQDATGKGLALALSYAKGIGGTRAGVIKTTFTEETETDLFGEQAVLCGGTAALVKAGFETLTEAGYQPEIAYFECLHELKLIVDLMYEGGLEKMRWSISETAEWGDYVTGPRIITDATKAEMKKVLTEIQDGTFAKAWMAEYHNGLPKYNEYKKADSDHLLETTGKELRKLMSWVDNEEA; this is translated from the coding sequence GTGGCCGAGCTGTTCTACGACGACGATGCCGATCTGTCCATCATCCAGGGCCGGAAGGTCGCGGTCCTCGGATACGGCAGCCAGGGCCACGCCCACGCGCTGTCGCTGCGTGACTCGGGTGTCGACGTCCGTGTCGGTCTGCACGAGGGTTCGAAGTCCAAGGCCAAGGCCGAGGAGCAGGGCCTGCGCGTGGTGACCCCGGCCGAGGCCTCCGCCGAGGCCGACGTCATCATGATCCTCGTTCCGGACCCGATCCAGGCCCAGGTCTACGAGGAGTCCGTCAAGGACAACCTCAAGGACGGGGACGCGCTGTTCTTCGGTCACGGCCTGAACATCCGCTTCGACTTCATCAAGCCCCCGGCCAACGTCGACGTCTGCATGGTCGCCCCCAAGGGCCCGGGCCACCTGGTCCGCCGCCAGTACGAGGAGGGCCGCGGCGTCCCGTGCATCGTGGCCGTCGAGCAGGACGCCACCGGCAAGGGCCTGGCGCTCGCCCTCTCCTACGCGAAGGGCATCGGCGGGACCCGCGCCGGCGTCATCAAGACGACCTTCACCGAGGAGACCGAGACCGACCTGTTCGGTGAGCAGGCCGTCCTCTGCGGTGGCACCGCCGCCCTGGTCAAGGCCGGTTTCGAGACCCTGACCGAGGCCGGCTACCAGCCGGAGATCGCGTACTTCGAGTGCCTGCACGAGCTGAAGCTCATCGTGGACCTCATGTACGAGGGCGGCCTGGAGAAGATGCGCTGGTCCATCTCGGAGACCGCCGAGTGGGGCGACTACGTCACCGGCCCGCGCATCATCACGGACGCCACCAAGGCCGAGATGAAGAAGGTCCTCACCGAGATCCAGGACGGCACCTTCGCCAAGGCGTGGATGGCCGAGTACCACAACGGCCTCCCCAAGTACAACGAGTACAAGAAGGCCGACAGCGACCACCTGCTGGAGACCACCGGCAAGGAGCTGCGCAAGCTCATGAGCTGGGTCGACAACGAGGAAGCCTGA